In the Candidatus Lernaella stagnicola genome, one interval contains:
- the gltB gene encoding glutamate synthase large subunit, producing MSHWPKLKQKILMGRRPCGLFDPRLHHDSCGVGFIARLDGEPRHELIGEAVDMLCNLEHRGAVGGDKATGDGSGMMIRLPDALFRREASGLGFDLPPSGDYAVGMIFMPVDDVARQECREKFSQIAHREGCPVLGWRPVPVDETVLGEYALATQPAIEQVILARGEVPPDRFEQKLFVIRRQTEKSFGDWSDEDQSLFYVVSLSSRTVVYKGLLVGTGLMGFYRDLRDPLLASPYALVHQRYSTNTLPTWALAQPFRILAHNGEINTLRGNVNQMHARESAMSSAHFGEDIDKIKPVLLRGASDSAITDNMVELLSLAGRSLPHAMMMIVPEAFGERFIMSADKRAFYEFHSAIMEPWDGPAALMFCDDRYIGATLDRNGLRPARYTITKDGLVVLASETGAVDLPPERILRRGLLQPGRMFLVDFEQHRIIPDHEIKAKISRRRPYRQWLRENRIQLKGLFQPPTAPRLAPDKLQRLHHAFLYTEEEMNMILAPMAVNGQEAIGSMGNDAALAVFSDRPVLLFNYFKQLFAQVTNPPIDPLREDLVMSLMGWVGAERNVLDETPEHCRRLKLNHPILTPYDLNLLRTANMPDFRVRDLSVRFVADDGAAGLVRGMTDMCEAAEREIADGASLLVLSDWRTDETHAAIPVLLALSGLHHHLIRKGLRNHVGLVVETAEAREVAHFSLLIGYGANAICPYGALATVAELAISGRLPDAELSPDQAVDNFITAIKKGLLKTFSRMGISTLRSYCGAQIFEAIGLADDFVAEYFTGTSSRVGGVGLEHIAEEAVRRHRRAFPKRGRLPRLLDIGGDVHLRVGGESHLWTPEAIYTLQHAVRTGDYSAFKQYSRLIDDQSKKRMTLRSLFQFTAGESVPLEEVEPAREIVKRFVTAAMSYGSISREAHETIAIALNRLGGKSNSGEGGEDAARYQPLPNGDSKRSAIKQIASGRFGVTTEYAINADELQIKIAQGAKPGEGGQLPGHKVSAEIARVRHTTTGVSLISPPPHHDIYSIEDLAQLIYDLKAVNPRARVSVKLVSEVGVGTIAAGVAKAQSDMVLISGHDGGTGASPITSIKHAGAPWELGLAETQQTLVRNGLRAGIRLQVDGQLKTGRDLAIAALMGAEEFGFGTTVLVSIGCIMMRKCHTDTCPVGVATQREDLRSRFTGRPEHVENFLLYVAEELREHMAQLGFRTVAEMVGRVDRLEVQPAIQHWKARGLDFSKILTSPCELGSAPISCPTACNIAVRTPMDDELIREAAPALEDKQKVRLEKEIRNIHRTVGARLSGEIVRRHGAKGLRADTIRINFTGSAGQSFGAFLTPGVTLQVWGDANDYVGKAMTGGRIVVTPHKKSTFAPHENALIGNVCLYGATGGEVFVCGQAGMRFAVRNSGATAVVEGVGDHGCEYMTGGTVVILGHTGYNFAAGMSGGIAYVYDESELFDTRCNLDMVELETVWIEEDKKRLRALVQRHLRFTKSPKAKMMLAAWEAHLPLFVKVVPIEYKRILERMRMAAVQEDAVSASEEVFDD from the coding sequence TTGTCTCATTGGCCGAAGCTGAAGCAAAAGATATTGATGGGACGGCGTCCCTGCGGATTGTTCGATCCGCGTTTGCATCACGATTCGTGCGGCGTCGGGTTCATTGCCCGTTTGGATGGTGAGCCGCGTCACGAACTGATCGGCGAAGCCGTCGATATGCTGTGCAACCTGGAGCACCGCGGCGCGGTCGGCGGTGATAAGGCCACCGGCGACGGCAGCGGTATGATGATTCGCCTGCCGGACGCGCTTTTCCGCCGGGAAGCCTCTGGGCTCGGTTTCGACTTGCCGCCCAGCGGCGATTACGCCGTGGGTATGATCTTCATGCCGGTGGACGATGTCGCGCGGCAAGAATGCCGGGAAAAATTCTCGCAAATCGCCCATCGCGAGGGGTGCCCGGTGCTTGGCTGGCGTCCGGTGCCGGTGGACGAAACGGTGCTGGGCGAATATGCGCTGGCGACGCAGCCCGCCATCGAGCAGGTGATTCTGGCGCGCGGCGAAGTTCCGCCCGACCGTTTCGAGCAGAAGCTTTTCGTGATTCGGCGGCAAACGGAAAAGAGTTTCGGGGACTGGTCGGACGAAGACCAGTCGCTGTTCTACGTGGTGAGTCTTTCCAGTCGCACCGTGGTGTATAAGGGCCTGCTCGTCGGCACCGGTCTGATGGGTTTTTATCGGGATCTGCGAGACCCGCTGCTGGCCAGCCCGTACGCGTTGGTTCATCAACGCTACAGCACCAACACGCTGCCGACCTGGGCGCTGGCGCAGCCCTTTCGCATCCTGGCGCACAACGGCGAGATCAATACGCTGCGCGGCAACGTCAATCAAATGCACGCGCGGGAATCGGCCATGTCCTCGGCGCATTTCGGCGAGGATATCGACAAGATCAAGCCCGTGTTGCTGCGCGGCGCGAGCGATTCGGCGATTACCGACAACATGGTCGAACTGCTGAGTCTGGCGGGTCGTAGCCTGCCGCACGCCATGATGATGATCGTGCCCGAAGCGTTCGGCGAGCGATTCATCATGAGCGCCGACAAGCGCGCGTTTTACGAATTCCATTCCGCCATCATGGAGCCGTGGGACGGTCCGGCGGCGTTGATGTTCTGCGACGATCGTTACATCGGGGCGACGCTCGACCGTAACGGTTTGCGCCCGGCGCGCTACACCATCACGAAGGACGGGTTGGTCGTGCTGGCCTCGGAAACCGGCGCGGTGGACCTACCGCCGGAGCGCATTCTACGGCGCGGGCTGCTGCAGCCGGGCCGGATGTTTCTCGTCGATTTCGAACAGCACCGCATCATTCCGGATCACGAAATCAAAGCGAAGATTTCGCGGCGTCGGCCGTATCGGCAATGGCTGCGTGAAAACCGCATCCAGCTCAAGGGCCTGTTTCAACCGCCCACCGCGCCGCGTTTGGCGCCGGACAAGTTGCAGCGATTGCATCACGCGTTTCTCTATACCGAAGAAGAGATGAACATGATCCTGGCGCCGATGGCGGTCAACGGCCAAGAGGCGATCGGCTCTATGGGAAATGACGCCGCCTTGGCAGTGTTTTCCGATCGGCCGGTGCTGCTGTTCAACTACTTCAAGCAGTTGTTCGCGCAGGTGACGAATCCGCCCATCGACCCCTTGCGCGAGGATCTGGTGATGTCGCTGATGGGATGGGTCGGCGCGGAGCGCAACGTGCTGGACGAAACTCCGGAACACTGCCGGCGGCTCAAATTGAATCACCCGATTCTCACGCCGTATGACCTGAACCTCCTGCGCACGGCGAATATGCCCGATTTCCGCGTGAGGGACCTGAGCGTTCGCTTCGTGGCCGACGATGGCGCGGCGGGCCTGGTGCGCGGGATGACCGACATGTGCGAGGCGGCCGAGCGGGAAATTGCCGACGGGGCGTCGCTTTTGGTGCTCAGCGATTGGCGCACCGATGAAACGCACGCGGCGATTCCCGTGTTGCTGGCGTTGTCTGGTCTGCATCATCACTTGATACGCAAGGGCTTGCGCAACCACGTGGGGCTGGTCGTCGAAACGGCCGAAGCGAGGGAAGTGGCGCACTTCAGCCTGCTGATCGGGTACGGCGCCAACGCGATTTGTCCGTACGGCGCTCTGGCGACCGTGGCCGAACTGGCCATCAGCGGGCGGCTGCCGGATGCGGAATTGTCGCCGGATCAGGCGGTCGATAATTTCATCACGGCGATCAAAAAAGGCTTGCTCAAGACCTTCAGCCGCATGGGGATTTCGACGCTGCGCAGTTATTGCGGCGCGCAGATATTCGAAGCGATCGGTTTGGCCGACGATTTCGTGGCGGAATACTTCACGGGCACGTCCTCGCGCGTCGGCGGGGTCGGACTGGAGCACATAGCCGAGGAAGCCGTGCGTCGCCATCGCCGGGCGTTCCCCAAACGGGGGCGGCTGCCGCGGCTGCTGGACATCGGCGGCGACGTTCACTTGCGCGTGGGCGGGGAGTCGCACCTATGGACGCCGGAAGCGATTTACACGTTGCAGCACGCGGTGCGCACCGGCGATTACTCGGCGTTCAAACAGTACTCGCGGCTCATTGATGACCAATCGAAGAAGCGGATGACCCTGCGCAGTCTTTTCCAATTCACGGCAGGCGAGTCGGTGCCGCTGGAGGAAGTCGAGCCGGCGCGGGAGATCGTTAAGCGCTTCGTCACCGCGGCGATGTCGTACGGTTCGATCAGTCGCGAAGCCCACGAGACGATTGCCATTGCGCTCAACCGCTTGGGCGGCAAAAGCAACTCCGGCGAGGGCGGTGAGGACGCGGCGCGCTATCAGCCGCTGCCGAACGGCGACAGCAAGCGCTCGGCGATCAAGCAAATCGCATCGGGTCGATTCGGCGTGACGACGGAATACGCCATCAACGCCGATGAGCTGCAAATCAAGATTGCGCAGGGCGCTAAGCCGGGCGAGGGCGGGCAGTTGCCGGGGCACAAGGTCAGCGCCGAAATCGCGCGCGTGCGGCATACGACGACGGGCGTGTCGCTCATCTCGCCGCCGCCGCATCACGACATTTATTCCATCGAGGACCTCGCGCAGCTTATCTACGACCTGAAGGCGGTGAATCCGCGGGCGCGGGTGTCGGTGAAACTGGTTTCGGAAGTCGGTGTGGGCACGATTGCGGCGGGCGTGGCCAAGGCGCAGTCGGACATGGTGTTGATCTCCGGGCATGACGGCGGCACGGGCGCTTCGCCGATAACTTCGATCAAGCACGCCGGGGCACCGTGGGAGTTGGGCCTGGCCGAGACGCAGCAGACGTTGGTCCGTAACGGATTGCGAGCCGGGATTCGCTTGCAGGTCGACGGGCAATTGAAGACCGGTCGCGACCTGGCAATCGCGGCGCTGATGGGCGCGGAGGAATTCGGTTTCGGCACGACGGTGTTGGTCTCTATCGGCTGCATCATGATGCGCAAGTGCCATACCGACACCTGCCCGGTGGGCGTGGCGACGCAGCGCGAAGATCTACGCAGCCGATTCACCGGGCGGCCGGAACACGTCGAGAACTTCCTGCTGTATGTGGCCGAGGAATTGCGCGAGCACATGGCGCAACTTGGCTTCCGCACCGTGGCGGAAATGGTGGGCCGCGTCGACCGGCTCGAAGTGCAGCCGGCAATCCAACACTGGAAGGCGCGCGGACTGGATTTCAGCAAGATTTTGACTTCACCGTGCGAGTTGGGCAGTGCGCCGATCAGTTGCCCGACGGCGTGTAACATTGCCGTGCGTACGCCGATGGACGACGAACTCATTCGCGAGGCGGCACCGGCGCTGGAGGACAAGCAGAAGGTGCGCTTGGAGAAGGAGATTCGCAACATCCACCGCACGGTCGGCGCGAGGTTGTCCGGCGAGATCGTACGGCGACACGGCGCGAAGGGGCTGCGGGCCGACACGATCCGCATTAATTTCACGGGCTCGGCAGGTCAGAGTTTCGGCGCGTTTCTGACGCCGGGTGTGACGCTGCAAGTGTGGGGCGACGCCAACGATTATGTCGGCAAGGCAATGACCGGTGGGCGCATCGTCGTCACGCCGCACAAGAAATCGACCTTTGCGCCGCATGAAAACGCCCTCATCGGCAACGTCTGTCTTTACGGGGCGACCGGGGGCGAGGTGTTTGTCTGCGGCCAGGCGGGGATGCGTTTCGCCGTGCGCAACAGCGGCGCGACCGCGGTGGTCGAAGGTGTCGGCGATCACGGATGCGAGTACATGACCGGCGGCACCGTGGTCATCCTGGGGCACACGGGCTACAACTTCGCGGCAGGCATGAGCGGCGGTATCGCTTACGTCTACGACGAGTCGGAACTGTTCGACACGCGCTGCAACCTCGATATGGTCGAGTTGGAAACCGTGTGGATCGAAGAAGACAAAAAGCGGTTGCGGGCGCTCGTGCAGCGGCATCTTCGATTCACCAAAAGCCCCAAGGCGAAGATGATGCTCGCGGCCTGGGAGGCACATTTGCCGCTTTTCGTGAAGGTCGTGCCGATCGAATACAAGCGCATTCTCGAACGAATGCGAATGGCGGCGGTGCAGGAGGATGCCGTGTCGGCAAGTGAGGAGGTGTTCGATGACTAA
- a CDS encoding DUF2804 domain-containing protein gives MRSINATPPWLVKDGRVVDFGLFRSPFKNLNIHEAKLFPRWQSAPRWVTNLRLKEWQHVAVVHKDFALGFAVVDSHYLGTSFCYFVDRSTGTHVEHNRQTSSRKVRVAGELWNDTCLFEQPGYRIEILNRLDTGRHLVNIAVSAQGDLPEITAEFEMLADLTATEPLIVVLPIDGKNRPLYTHKAPCPVRGTMNLGGTLVEMTPENDFAMLDVQKTFYPYRTFWNWATCVGRNAEGRSLALNLVENIITDDERYNENCLWVDGKLTPWSAVRFQFNDKDLMAPWHIETTDGRCRLDFHPQGERQEKINFGIVLSDFHQPYGLFSGTVVDAQGTEHEIKDFYGVCERHLARF, from the coding sequence ATGCGTTCGATTAACGCCACGCCCCCTTGGCTAGTCAAGGACGGCCGGGTCGTCGATTTCGGCCTTTTTCGCAGTCCTTTCAAGAACTTGAACATCCACGAGGCGAAGCTGTTCCCGCGTTGGCAAAGTGCCCCGCGTTGGGTTACCAACCTGCGACTAAAGGAATGGCAGCACGTGGCGGTGGTTCACAAGGACTTCGCGCTCGGTTTCGCCGTGGTGGACAGCCACTACCTGGGCACGTCGTTTTGCTACTTCGTGGACCGCTCCACCGGCACCCATGTTGAACACAACCGCCAAACGAGTTCACGCAAGGTGCGCGTCGCGGGCGAACTGTGGAACGACACCTGCCTCTTCGAGCAACCCGGGTACCGCATCGAAATACTGAACCGGCTGGATACAGGCCGCCATCTCGTCAACATCGCCGTTTCGGCGCAGGGCGACCTCCCCGAAATCACGGCCGAGTTCGAGATGCTTGCCGACCTCACGGCGACCGAACCGCTGATCGTCGTGCTGCCGATCGACGGCAAAAATCGACCGCTCTACACCCACAAGGCCCCGTGCCCGGTCCGCGGCACAATGAACCTGGGCGGTACGCTCGTGGAGATGACGCCGGAAAACGATTTCGCCATGCTCGACGTACAGAAAACCTTCTACCCCTACCGCACCTTCTGGAACTGGGCGACATGCGTCGGCCGCAACGCGGAAGGCCGGTCGCTCGCGCTCAACCTCGTGGAAAACATCATCACCGACGACGAGCGGTACAACGAAAATTGCCTGTGGGTTGACGGCAAGCTCACGCCCTGGAGCGCGGTCCGCTTCCAATTCAACGACAAGGACCTGATGGCCCCATGGCACATCGAAACGACCGACGGCCGCTGCCGCCTCGATTTTCATCCGCAAGGCGAACGGCAGGAGAAAATCAATTTCGGCATCGTTTTGTCTGATTTTCACCAACCCTACGGGCTGTTTTCCGGCACGGTCGTCGACGCGCAAGGTACCGAACATGAAATCAAAGACTTCTACGGCGTCTGCGAACGTCATTTAGCTCGTTTTTAG
- a CDS encoding bifunctional aspartate kinase/diaminopimelate decarboxylase: MLDHWVVAKFGGTSVSSRENWHTIMGVCHRHLEAGRRPMIVCSALAGVSDSLEELIDKAPRGEHKPILKRIGDVHRELAANLEVNADTLIGPLFDELERLSRGAHLVGEVTPRLHARMMAVGELMATRLGAAFLSANGVSTQWQDAREYLVAEGGPLLNARQRYLSASCCYDAGGEMRAKCEALSGRVIVTQGFIASTASGDTVLLGRGGSDTSAAYFAAMLDAERLEIWTDVPGMFTANPHIVPSARLLKSLDYDEAQEITSMGAKVLHPRCLQPVRDSNIPIEIRCTNEPGIVGTVISADAPEINAQVKAVSTNTNVTVILMETLGMWQQVGFLADVFACFKKYGLSIDLVSTSETNVTVSLDNLANAMDTAILEALTAELECFSTVRRIDSCASVSLVGRDIRTILHRITPALVFFEEIPVHMVSQAANDLNVTFVIDQEHAARLVEHIHRELFENIRNPVVLGRTWEDIFDKEDPEDPLSGGGRWWIERREELVALAEEESPLFVYDEETLRGAAARLLAMNSPDRVFYAVKANWHPGILQIFHELGLGFECVSPGEIEHVFSLFPDIAPRRILFTPNFAPRAEYELAFERGGWVTLDNLYPLEQWPDVFAHRDIFVRIDPGRGRGHHDFVKTGGKQSKFGISLDLVDRLVELASRNETRIVGLHAHTGSGILSTGNWKETAGILASLLDRLPDVKALDLGGGFGVVEKPGQSPLDLVVVDAGLAEAKAAFPNVEIWIEPGRYLTAPAGVLLARVTQVKTKDDFHYVGIDTGMNTLIRPALYGAYHEIVNLSKWGSKKRISANIVGPICESGDVLGHERRIAAVDEGDVILIGTAGAYGRAMSSEYNRRLPAAEVMLPPRRG, from the coding sequence ATGCTGGACCATTGGGTTGTTGCAAAATTCGGCGGCACGAGCGTATCCAGCCGCGAAAACTGGCATACGATAATGGGCGTCTGCCACCGCCACCTGGAAGCGGGGCGGCGGCCGATGATCGTTTGTTCGGCGCTGGCGGGAGTTTCCGATTCCTTGGAGGAATTGATCGATAAGGCGCCGCGCGGCGAGCACAAACCCATCTTGAAACGAATCGGTGACGTTCACCGCGAGTTGGCGGCGAACCTGGAAGTGAACGCCGACACCTTGATCGGTCCCTTGTTTGACGAACTCGAACGCCTCAGTCGCGGCGCTCATCTGGTCGGCGAAGTCACGCCGCGCCTGCACGCCAGGATGATGGCCGTGGGCGAGTTGATGGCGACGAGGCTCGGGGCGGCGTTCTTGTCGGCCAACGGCGTCTCCACGCAGTGGCAGGATGCCCGCGAGTATTTGGTGGCCGAGGGCGGCCCTTTGCTGAACGCGCGGCAACGCTACTTATCCGCCTCGTGCTGTTACGATGCCGGCGGCGAAATGCGGGCGAAATGCGAGGCGTTGTCCGGCCGGGTGATCGTGACACAGGGCTTTATCGCGTCCACGGCGTCGGGCGACACCGTGTTGTTGGGCCGCGGCGGCTCGGACACTTCCGCGGCATATTTCGCGGCGATGCTCGATGCTGAGCGTTTGGAGATATGGACCGACGTGCCGGGGATGTTCACTGCGAATCCGCATATCGTTCCCAGCGCGCGGCTGCTGAAATCATTGGATTACGACGAGGCGCAGGAAATCACGTCGATGGGCGCGAAGGTGCTGCATCCGCGTTGTTTGCAGCCGGTGCGGGATAGCAACATTCCTATCGAGATTCGCTGCACGAACGAGCCGGGGATCGTCGGCACGGTGATTTCCGCCGACGCGCCGGAGATCAACGCACAGGTCAAGGCGGTTTCGACGAATACCAACGTGACCGTCATCTTGATGGAGACGCTCGGCATGTGGCAGCAGGTCGGTTTTCTGGCCGACGTGTTTGCGTGTTTCAAGAAGTACGGGCTATCGATCGACCTGGTCTCGACGTCGGAAACCAACGTGACGGTTTCGCTCGACAACCTGGCCAACGCCATGGATACCGCGATCTTGGAGGCTCTCACGGCGGAACTGGAATGTTTTTCGACGGTGCGCCGCATCGACTCGTGCGCGTCGGTCAGCCTCGTGGGACGCGACATTCGCACGATCCTGCACCGCATTACCCCTGCGTTGGTGTTTTTTGAAGAGATACCGGTGCACATGGTTTCGCAGGCGGCGAACGATTTGAACGTGACTTTTGTCATCGACCAGGAACACGCCGCGCGCCTGGTGGAACATATCCATCGGGAGTTGTTCGAGAACATTCGCAATCCAGTCGTGTTGGGCCGGACGTGGGAAGATATCTTCGACAAGGAAGACCCGGAGGACCCCTTATCGGGCGGCGGCCGGTGGTGGATCGAGCGGCGGGAAGAACTCGTGGCGCTGGCTGAAGAGGAATCGCCGCTCTTTGTTTACGACGAGGAAACATTGCGTGGCGCGGCGGCACGGTTGCTGGCGATGAACTCGCCCGACCGAGTCTTCTACGCCGTGAAGGCGAATTGGCATCCGGGGATCCTGCAAATATTTCACGAGTTGGGGTTGGGTTTCGAGTGCGTTTCGCCGGGCGAAATCGAGCACGTGTTCTCGCTCTTCCCCGACATCGCGCCGCGCCGCATCTTGTTTACGCCGAATTTCGCGCCGCGCGCAGAGTACGAACTCGCCTTCGAACGCGGCGGGTGGGTGACGCTCGACAATCTCTACCCCTTGGAGCAATGGCCGGACGTGTTTGCACATCGCGACATCTTTGTGCGCATCGATCCAGGCCGGGGAAGGGGACATCACGACTTCGTGAAGACCGGCGGCAAGCAGTCGAAATTCGGTATCTCGCTGGACCTGGTTGACCGCCTCGTCGAGTTGGCGTCGCGGAATGAAACGCGCATCGTCGGGCTGCACGCGCATACGGGCAGCGGCATTCTCTCGACCGGCAACTGGAAGGAAACGGCGGGCATTCTCGCTTCGTTATTGGACCGTCTGCCCGACGTGAAAGCGCTGGATCTCGGCGGCGGGTTCGGCGTGGTGGAGAAGCCGGGGCAGTCGCCGCTGGATCTGGTGGTGGTGGACGCGGGGCTCGCCGAGGCGAAGGCCGCTTTTCCGAACGTGGAGATTTGGATCGAGCCCGGGCGTTATTTAACCGCTCCGGCCGGCGTGTTGCTGGCGCGGGTGACGCAGGTGAAAACGAAGGACGATTTCCATTACGTCGGCATCGATACCGGAATGAATACCCTGATTCGCCCGGCTCTATACGGCGCGTATCATGAGATCGTCAACCTGTCGAAGTGGGGTTCGAAAAAACGAATTTCGGCCAATATCGTCGGGCCGATTTGCGAAAGCGGGGACGTGCTGGGACACGAGCGGCGCATCGCCGCAGTCGACGAGGGAGATGTCATTCTGATCGGCACCGCGGGCGCGTACGGCCGCGCGATGAGCTCGGAGTACAACCGGCGGCTCCCCGCGGCCGAGGTCATGCTGCCGCCGCGCCGGGGATAA
- a CDS encoding glutamate synthase subunit beta — MTKQQGFIRFMRREPGKQDIAERLKHYREFETPLPAERLHEQSNRCMDCGIPFCHTFGCPVHNRIPEWIEMVYRGDWRRALLLLHDTDNFPEITGRVCPAPCEAACTLAINQPPVLIRHIELQIIERGFAEGWVRPEPAPEKTGFEVAVIGSGPAGLSAAQQLARRGHAVTVFEKADRLGGLLRYGIPDFKLEKRVLDRRIEQMTAEGVIFEVGVDAGVDVSARYLQRTFDAVVLATGASRPRDLDVPGRRLPGVHFAMEYLTQQNRREAGESLPEGEDLLAGGKRVVVIGGGDTGSDCVGTANRQGAKSVTQLEILAEPPLERESQNPWPTWPRVYRTTSSHEEGCKRVFSVMTKAFIGDERVRKLRGVKVQWREPDGGGRMAPHEIPESEFEIKADLVLLAMGFVHVEHDDLVDNLDLAVDDRGNLLVDQAMMTSRPGVFAAGDAVEGASLVVRAFHSGRQVADHVDAYLADSSESD; from the coding sequence ATGACTAAGCAACAAGGTTTCATCCGCTTTATGCGCCGGGAGCCGGGAAAACAGGACATCGCCGAACGCTTGAAACACTATCGCGAGTTTGAAACGCCGCTTCCCGCCGAACGCCTGCACGAGCAATCGAACCGGTGCATGGATTGCGGCATCCCGTTTTGTCACACCTTTGGTTGCCCGGTGCACAACCGTATTCCGGAATGGATCGAAATGGTGTACCGCGGCGATTGGCGGCGCGCTTTGCTGCTGTTGCACGACACGGACAATTTCCCGGAGATCACCGGGCGCGTGTGTCCGGCGCCGTGCGAGGCGGCGTGTACGCTCGCGATCAACCAGCCGCCGGTGCTGATTCGGCACATTGAGTTACAGATTATCGAGCGCGGTTTCGCCGAAGGTTGGGTCAGGCCGGAACCCGCTCCGGAGAAGACCGGTTTCGAGGTTGCGGTGATCGGCTCCGGTCCCGCGGGGTTGTCGGCGGCGCAGCAATTGGCGCGACGCGGGCATGCGGTGACCGTGTTTGAAAAAGCCGATCGGCTCGGCGGCTTGTTGCGCTACGGCATCCCCGATTTCAAGCTCGAAAAACGCGTGTTGGATCGCCGTATCGAGCAGATGACCGCCGAAGGCGTGATTTTCGAAGTGGGCGTGGACGCTGGTGTCGACGTTTCCGCGCGCTACCTGCAACGCACCTTCGACGCGGTTGTGCTGGCCACCGGCGCAAGCCGTCCACGCGATCTTGACGTGCCCGGCCGGCGGCTGCCCGGCGTCCATTTTGCGATGGAATACTTGACCCAGCAGAATCGGCGAGAGGCCGGCGAATCGCTGCCGGAAGGGGAAGACCTTCTGGCCGGCGGCAAACGCGTGGTTGTGATTGGCGGGGGCGATACCGGTTCGGATTGCGTCGGCACCGCGAATCGGCAAGGCGCGAAATCGGTTACTCAGTTGGAGATTCTCGCCGAGCCCCCCTTGGAACGCGAATCGCAAAATCCGTGGCCGACGTGGCCGCGTGTCTATCGTACGACCAGTTCGCACGAGGAAGGCTGCAAGCGGGTCTTTTCGGTAATGACCAAGGCGTTTATCGGCGACGAGCGCGTCCGGAAGCTCCGGGGCGTCAAGGTACAATGGCGGGAACCGGACGGCGGTGGGCGCATGGCGCCGCATGAGATCCCGGAATCCGAGTTCGAGATCAAGGCGGACTTGGTATTGCTGGCCATGGGTTTCGTGCATGTGGAACACGACGACTTGGTCGATAACCTGGACTTGGCCGTCGATGATCGCGGCAACCTACTGGTGGACCAGGCGATGATGACCTCGCGCCCCGGCGTTTTCGCGGCGGGCGACGCGGTCGAAGGCGCCTCGTTGGTCGTGCGGGCGTTTCACAGCGGGCGGCAGGTGGCCGACCACGTCGATGCTTACCTGGCGGACTCGTCGGAATCCGACTGA